The Rhizophagus irregularis chromosome 2, complete sequence genome contains a region encoding:
- a CDS encoding uncharacterized protein (SECRETED:cutsite_TQT-AP; SECRETED:prob_0.6966); SECRETED:SignalP(1-25), with amino-acid sequence MISRKLLLLATVALFCMIFIGSTQTAPLNKREATAIADFNNGISGESTFIDVGSYRLTGSFTRGFEKDTNIQNYEFFVITKDRKKIDYTKDFIKSVKIFPAGGTSPFQKVYEGFHICDLVGGTFFVNHKGKKFSEALIKYA; translated from the coding sequence atgatcTCAAGAAAATTGCTCCTTTTGGCCACGGTCGCCTTGTTTTGTATGATCTTTATTGGATCAACTCAAACAGCTCCATTGAATAAACGAGAAGCCACCGCTATCGCTGACTTTAATAATGGGATTTCAGGTGAAAGCACCTTCATAGATGTTGGTTCTTATCGTTTAACTGGATCATTTACTAGAGGTTTCGAAAAAGATACgaatattcaaaattatgaattttttgtaataaccAAGGATAGAAAGAAGATTGATTATACTAAAGACTTTATAAAAAGTGTCAAAATTTTTCCAGCTGGTGGTACTTCACcttttcaaaaagtttatgAAGGTTTTCACATTTGTGATCTTGTTGGCGGTACCTTTTTTGTTAATCATAAAGGAAAGAAATTTTCTGAAGCTTTAATTAAAtatgcttaa